Sequence from the Mycobacteriales bacterium genome:
GCCCGTACGAAGCGGGACGGCCGCTCCATCGAGGCGGTCGGCGAGTACCACCCCAAGGACGACCCGTCGACGATCAAGGTCGACTCCGACCGGATCCAGTACTGGCTCGGTGTCGGCGCGCAGCCGACCGAGTCCGTGGCCGCGATCCTGCGGGTCACCGGCGACTGGCAGAAGTTCAGGAACGAGCCGGCGCCCCCGCCCATGCTGGTCGCCGCGCCGAAGCGTGACCGCCGGGCCGCCTTCGAGGAGGCCGCCCGCGAGTCGATGAACAGCTCCGACTCCACCGGCGGCGGCGACGCGACCACTCCGCGCAAGCGGGCGCCGAAGAGGACCGCCGCCGCCGCCGAGGCCCCGGCCGCCACCGAGACTCCGGCTGAGGCTCCGGCCGAGGCCACCCCGGAGGCGTAGGTGCTCGAGGCTGCTCTCGAGCACCTGGTCCGGGGGATCGTCGAACACCCGGACGACGTACGGGTCGACCTGGTCACCTCCCGCC
This genomic interval carries:
- the rpsP gene encoding 30S ribosomal protein S16, which gives rise to MATKIKLMRIGKMREPHYRIVVADARTKRDGRSIEAVGEYHPKDDPSTIKVDSDRIQYWLGVGAQPTESVAAILRVTGDWQKFRNEPAPPPMLVAAPKRDRRAAFEEAARESMNSSDSTGGGDATTPRKRAPKRTAAAAEAPAATETPAEAPAEATPEA